Proteins from a single region of Chryseobacterium sp. T16E-39:
- a CDS encoding DUF4421 family protein: MKKLLIGLILLLSVSYIRAQKIDTTYIKPYPQKYRISGYLSTSSLEVDDTDRHYTPNYPLNTGIGFAIKNTIVGVQLGYGFIPLTAKKKYGKTKTRDFQIHHYGRKMIFDIFFQDYRGFYVDKGKDEDPEMFRSMSVKQIGMEGTYLFNGKQFSSKAAFDLDEIQLHSKGSWLVGGGGYYYQLKGMERSGTDGTYGLENFQLGINGGYAYSWVVSKRWMMTGTIQAGANFGNAPKLLKKGKVEVYPTAFARIAGNYHKNNWGISLAVIVNNKMVYPVKREELSLTAITMQLSYVKHLDDLFKSKKK, from the coding sequence ATGAAAAAACTTTTAATCGGTTTAATACTACTATTATCCGTTTCATATATTCGTGCTCAGAAAATAGACACCACCTATATTAAGCCGTATCCTCAAAAATACAGGATATCCGGATATCTCTCTACCAGTTCGCTGGAAGTGGACGACACAGACAGGCATTATACTCCCAATTATCCATTGAATACCGGTATAGGTTTCGCAATCAAAAATACGATTGTTGGCGTGCAGCTGGGTTACGGCTTTATTCCTTTAACGGCTAAAAAGAAGTATGGGAAAACAAAAACCCGCGACTTTCAGATCCATCATTACGGCAGGAAAATGATATTCGATATATTTTTTCAGGATTACCGAGGTTTTTATGTAGACAAAGGAAAAGATGAAGATCCGGAAATGTTCCGGAGTATGTCGGTGAAACAGATTGGTATGGAAGGGACCTATCTCTTTAATGGAAAGCAGTTTTCATCTAAAGCTGCGTTTGATCTCGATGAAATCCAGTTGCATTCCAAAGGAAGCTGGCTCGTAGGGGGTGGTGGATATTATTATCAATTGAAAGGAATGGAAAGAAGCGGCACTGATGGAACCTATGGATTGGAAAACTTCCAATTGGGAATCAATGGAGGTTATGCTTATTCCTGGGTGGTGAGTAAGCGTTGGATGATGACGGGTACGATTCAGGCCGGTGCGAATTTTGGAAATGCTCCCAAATTATTGAAAAAAGGAAAAGTTGAAGTCTATCCAACAGCGTTTGCCCGAATTGCAGGAAATTATCATAAAAACAACTGGGGTATTTCTTTAGCGGTTATCGTCAATAATAAAATGGTTTATCCTGTAAAAAGAGAAGAATTGAGTTTGACCGCTATCACAATGCAGCTTTCTTACGTTAAACATCTGGATGATCTTTTTAAATCTAAAAAGAAATAG
- a CDS encoding DoxX family protein, with protein sequence MKNIRAIGQLLLRLALGVGFLIPVMDRLGLLGPPGSGAAWGDWKHFIDYTNTLIPFASRSIANIMGGFATLGEFVFGVLLIVGFKIKEASLGAGILTLILGLCMAIFVSISAPFSYPVFVFTGGALVLSGLDHYPWSIDEYIKKRSL encoded by the coding sequence ATGAAAAATATTAGGGCAATAGGCCAGCTTTTGTTACGATTGGCTCTTGGCGTTGGTTTTTTAATTCCTGTCATGGACAGATTAGGATTACTTGGACCTCCCGGTTCCGGAGCAGCATGGGGTGACTGGAAACATTTCATAGATTACACCAATACACTCATTCCTTTTGCGAGCAGGTCAATAGCCAATATAATGGGCGGTTTTGCGACCCTTGGAGAATTTGTATTTGGGGTACTGCTTATTGTAGGCTTTAAGATTAAAGAAGCTTCATTAGGTGCCGGTATACTTACTCTTATTCTTGGTCTCTGCATGGCAATATTTGTAAGCATAAGCGCCCCATTCAGTTATCCTGTATTTGTTTTTACCGGCGGAGCATTAGTCCTTTCCGGTCTCGATCATTATCCATGGAGTATCGATGAGTATATTAAAAAAAGGTCGTTGTAA
- the mnmE gene encoding tRNA uridine-5-carboxymethylaminomethyl(34) synthesis GTPase MnmE, producing the protein MNNDTICALATANGIGALGIIRVSGNDALSVVQKSFPGKNLEKQKSHTIHYGYFMDGDEAIDEVMLSIFLAPKSFTTENSVEIAFHGSPHIGKRILETLTKNGARMAKAGEFTLRAFINGRIDLSQAEAIADVIASENEASRKVAINQLKGGITNEISILRTDLLNFVSLIELELDFAEEDVEFADRSALNQLLSKIELKLNSLIESFQYGNAIKNGTAVAIIGKPNAGKSTLLNALLKEERAIVSSIAGTTRDTIEEVLHIKGHAFRLIDTAGLRETADEIEAIGVKKAKEKVENANILVYLADAATEDFTEDIQMIQSLVRDDLKLIICATKIDEVIPTKYENVENVFRNEISHEFDFITISAVENQNIQDLKNELSSYVEQMKSQESNVVITNQRHFESLHKSLNAVHKVNEAISFRISTELLAYELRNALEHLGEISGEVTNDEVLGNIFSKFCIGK; encoded by the coding sequence ATGAATAACGATACCATTTGTGCATTGGCTACGGCCAATGGAATAGGAGCTTTAGGCATTATCAGGGTTTCGGGTAACGATGCTTTATCCGTCGTTCAGAAATCTTTTCCCGGTAAAAATCTTGAGAAGCAAAAATCTCATACCATTCATTATGGGTATTTCATGGATGGAGACGAAGCCATTGATGAGGTGATGTTATCTATTTTTTTGGCACCAAAAAGCTTTACCACTGAAAACTCTGTAGAAATAGCATTCCACGGATCTCCACATATTGGAAAACGTATTCTTGAAACCCTGACCAAAAACGGGGCAAGAATGGCAAAAGCCGGGGAGTTTACGCTTCGTGCCTTTATTAATGGGAGAATTGACCTTTCACAGGCTGAAGCGATTGCGGATGTCATTGCTTCTGAAAATGAAGCTTCCCGAAAAGTAGCCATTAATCAACTGAAAGGGGGGATTACCAATGAAATATCAATTCTAAGAACTGATTTATTGAACTTTGTTTCATTGATCGAACTGGAACTGGACTTCGCTGAAGAAGATGTGGAATTTGCAGACCGTTCAGCATTGAATCAGTTACTAAGTAAAATAGAACTCAAATTAAATTCCTTGATTGAGAGCTTTCAATACGGTAATGCCATTAAAAATGGAACTGCTGTGGCGATTATCGGTAAACCCAATGCCGGAAAATCAACTTTGCTAAATGCTTTATTAAAAGAAGAAAGAGCAATTGTAAGCAGTATCGCCGGAACCACAAGAGATACCATTGAGGAAGTTTTACATATTAAAGGGCACGCATTCCGTTTGATTGATACTGCCGGATTACGTGAAACAGCTGACGAGATCGAAGCAATAGGGGTTAAAAAAGCCAAAGAGAAAGTTGAAAATGCTAATATCCTGGTATACCTGGCAGATGCGGCTACAGAAGATTTTACAGAAGATATTCAGATGATCCAATCATTGGTAAGGGATGATTTAAAATTAATCATCTGTGCTACAAAGATTGATGAGGTTATTCCAACAAAATATGAAAATGTTGAAAACGTGTTTAGAAATGAGATCAGCCACGAATTCGATTTTATTACCATCTCAGCCGTTGAAAACCAAAATATCCAGGATCTCAAAAATGAATTGTCTTCCTATGTGGAACAAATGAAATCCCAGGAAAGTAATGTCGTGATCACCAATCAGCGACACTTTGAATCATTGCACAAATCCTTAAACGCAGTACACAAAGTAAACGAAGCTATCTCCTTCCGAATTTCAACGGAATTATTAGCTTACGAACTTCGTAATGCTTTGGAACATTTAGGAGAGATTTCGGGAGAGGTTACGAATGATGAGGTGTTGGGGAATATTTTTTCTAAGTTTTGTATCGGGAAGTAA
- a CDS encoding helix-turn-helix domain-containing protein, protein MEVLSNFQYKKLFLPNITEKILANNADVQLYRLENYLKGILMPVIPYRTTFNFIIFITNGHIKQYLENKEYQAERGGVIFIKQGTITATIELSDDAEGFFLAYENSILSEQELPKHKTSIFFMTPFLKLDSLTYGTITQLLPIMEQELWLNNLNVNDVVITMLHLILVKMLSTDLDSHQRLATRSMEISLQFRDLLFKYHVAEKRVAFYAGKLSVTENYLNKCVKNVTQISPKQWINEIDINYSKALLHSSKDIAEIAYELNFHTASHFTQLFKKITGMTPKEYRVQFLQKDKSG, encoded by the coding sequence ATGGAAGTATTATCCAATTTTCAGTACAAAAAACTTTTTCTCCCTAATATTACCGAGAAAATATTGGCTAATAATGCGGATGTACAGCTTTACCGGCTTGAGAATTACCTTAAAGGGATTCTGATGCCGGTAATCCCATACCGAACCACCTTTAATTTTATCATCTTTATTACCAATGGACATATCAAACAGTATCTGGAGAATAAAGAATATCAGGCTGAACGAGGTGGAGTTATTTTTATTAAACAGGGAACGATTACTGCAACCATAGAATTATCCGATGATGCAGAAGGTTTTTTCCTGGCTTATGAGAACAGTATTTTATCAGAACAGGAACTACCCAAACATAAAACCAGTATTTTTTTCATGACTCCTTTCCTTAAGCTGGATAGCCTGACGTATGGAACGATTACGCAGCTTCTTCCAATTATGGAACAGGAATTATGGCTTAATAATCTTAATGTGAATGATGTGGTAATTACCATGCTTCATCTTATTCTGGTTAAAATGCTAAGCACGGATTTAGACAGCCATCAGAGATTGGCAACCCGCTCTATGGAGATTTCCCTGCAGTTTAGAGACCTTTTATTTAAATACCATGTCGCAGAAAAAAGAGTAGCTTTTTATGCCGGAAAGTTATCGGTTACTGAGAATTATCTCAATAAATGTGTAAAGAATGTAACGCAGATTTCTCCTAAACAATGGATCAATGAGATTGATATCAATTACAGTAAAGCATTACTGCATTCCAGTAAAGATATTGCTGAAATAGCTTACGAGCTTAATTTTCATACGGCCTCTCATTTTACCCAGCTCTTTAAAAAGATAACGGGAATGACTCCAAAAGAATATAGGGTTCAGTTTTTACAGAAAGATAAATCCGGATAG
- a CDS encoding DNA topoisomerase IB has product MDNDDFDLISHLKPSKIVKIMKDPVASAKAVNLIYTSDTETAGIIRKRRGKKYSYFKDGERLKDQDEITRINKLVIPPAWENVWICALDNGHLQATGFDIKKRKQYKYHSLWSALRNHTKFYRMLQFGYALPEIRLQVEKDLALRNFEKRKILALIVSLMQRTNIRIGNNAYEKLYGSFGLTTLKDKHVKINGQKMTFSFKGKKGVMHNVDLKSRKLARLVQKCKDIPGKELFQFYDDEGNRHSIDSGMVNDYIKEISGEDFTAKDFRTWSGTVSALIAFKEIGYAENNTEYKKKVKEALDIVASHLGNTSTVCRKYYVHPLVINLYENNTIKKYLDELEDIEVNDGRADLTQEEKLVLKILENEKM; this is encoded by the coding sequence ATGGATAATGACGACTTTGATTTGATCTCCCACCTTAAACCTTCTAAGATTGTTAAGATCATGAAAGATCCGGTGGCTTCTGCAAAGGCTGTAAATCTTATTTACACCTCCGATACAGAAACCGCCGGAATTATTCGTAAAAGAAGAGGAAAAAAATATTCCTATTTTAAAGATGGAGAACGGCTTAAAGATCAGGACGAAATTACCAGAATTAATAAACTGGTAATTCCCCCGGCATGGGAAAATGTATGGATCTGCGCCTTAGATAACGGTCATTTGCAGGCAACCGGATTTGATATAAAAAAAAGAAAACAATACAAATATCATTCACTCTGGAGCGCATTGCGAAACCATACCAAATTTTACCGGATGCTTCAGTTTGGATATGCTTTACCTGAAATTCGCCTGCAAGTGGAAAAAGATCTGGCATTGAGAAATTTTGAAAAAAGAAAGATCCTTGCCTTAATTGTAAGTCTTATGCAGCGCACCAACATCAGAATTGGAAATAACGCTTATGAAAAACTGTATGGATCTTTTGGACTCACTACCTTAAAAGACAAACATGTTAAGATCAATGGACAGAAAATGACCTTTTCATTCAAAGGAAAAAAAGGCGTCATGCACAATGTTGATCTTAAAAGTAGAAAGCTGGCAAGACTTGTGCAGAAATGTAAAGATATTCCCGGAAAGGAACTTTTCCAGTTTTATGATGATGAAGGAAACCGGCATTCTATAGATTCAGGAATGGTGAATGATTATATCAAAGAAATAAGTGGTGAAGATTTTACGGCAAAAGATTTCAGAACCTGGTCCGGGACGGTAAGTGCTTTGATCGCCTTTAAAGAAATTGGTTACGCTGAGAACAATACAGAATATAAAAAGAAAGTAAAAGAAGCACTGGATATTGTGGCTTCACATCTCGGTAATACCAGTACAGTTTGCAGAAAATATTATGTACATCCCTTAGTTATCAATCTCTACGAAAACAATACCATTAAGAAATATCTTGACGAGCTGGAAGACATTGAAGTAAATGATGGCCGGGCAGATTTAACCCAGGAAGAAAAACTGGTATTAAAAATCCTTGAAAACGAAAAAATGTAA
- a CDS encoding aminopeptidase P family protein, producing MTSKEKVAALREEMQKNNVDAFIIYSADPHMSEYLPEEWQERAWLSGFLGSAGFVVVTKDKAGLWTDGRYFTQAALELQDSGIDLFKDGIEGTPNYIDWIISEIPANGKVAVNAVATSHANWELLSQKLKNKNINLVDAPLLKEVWKERGTPSKNPIYIQPVERAGKSVTDKLSAIRQKMEEQEVTYHIISSLDDVAWTLNLRGSDVQSNPVFLGYIIITKNDAILFTDLEKLEVVARKQLDDAFVKMMPYEEFYNHLKTVKNEKILISPNSNQSIFETLKADNQFVKAPVPGNLMKAQKNETELEGFRKVMVRDGVAMVKFLYWLTHNAGKEAMTEYSIGEKLFGFRAEGENFVGESFGSIVGYKDNGAIMHYSAKSEGSKEVTNDASILVDSGGQYLEGTTDITRTFALGTVSEDFKRNSTLVLQGLIRLSMVKFPKGTKGVQLDAVARLPLWMEGKDFNHGTGHGVGSFMNVHEGPQNIRKDLNPQELLPGMVCSNEPGYYLEGDYGIRHENLIAVKEAEKTGSGTFYEFETLTFCPFFKDTIVKEILSEKEIEWLNQYHNTCEQKLSPYLQGDIKEWFLQLVSPL from the coding sequence ATGACTTCAAAGGAAAAAGTAGCTGCGCTTCGCGAAGAAATGCAGAAAAATAATGTTGATGCATTTATAATATATTCTGCAGATCCGCATATGAGTGAATATTTACCGGAAGAATGGCAGGAGAGAGCATGGCTCTCGGGATTTCTGGGTTCAGCAGGTTTTGTCGTTGTTACCAAAGATAAAGCAGGACTTTGGACAGATGGAAGATATTTTACACAGGCTGCATTAGAATTGCAGGATTCCGGGATTGACCTTTTTAAAGACGGGATCGAAGGGACACCCAACTATATTGACTGGATCATTTCAGAAATTCCGGCTAATGGAAAAGTTGCCGTTAATGCTGTTGCAACTTCTCATGCTAACTGGGAGCTGCTTTCTCAAAAATTAAAAAATAAAAATATCAATCTTGTAGATGCTCCTTTATTGAAGGAAGTATGGAAAGAAAGAGGAACACCATCAAAGAATCCAATTTATATCCAACCTGTAGAAAGAGCAGGAAAATCTGTTACCGATAAATTATCAGCTATTCGTCAGAAAATGGAGGAGCAGGAGGTTACCTATCATATTATTTCCAGCCTTGATGATGTAGCGTGGACGCTCAACCTTAGAGGGAGTGATGTACAAAGTAATCCCGTATTTTTGGGATATATCATCATTACAAAAAATGATGCGATTCTCTTTACCGATCTTGAAAAACTGGAAGTTGTAGCAAGAAAACAATTAGATGATGCTTTCGTAAAAATGATGCCTTATGAAGAATTTTATAACCATCTGAAGACTGTTAAGAATGAAAAGATCCTGATTTCTCCAAACAGTAATCAATCTATTTTCGAAACATTAAAAGCTGATAATCAATTTGTAAAAGCTCCGGTTCCTGGGAATTTAATGAAGGCTCAGAAGAATGAGACTGAATTGGAAGGTTTCAGAAAGGTAATGGTGAGAGATGGGGTAGCAATGGTTAAATTCCTTTACTGGCTGACTCACAATGCCGGAAAAGAAGCGATGACAGAATATTCTATCGGTGAGAAATTGTTTGGATTCCGTGCTGAAGGAGAAAATTTTGTAGGAGAAAGTTTCGGTAGTATTGTCGGATATAAGGATAATGGAGCTATCATGCATTATTCAGCAAAAAGTGAAGGAAGTAAAGAGGTAACGAATGATGCGAGCATCCTGGTAGATTCGGGAGGTCAGTATCTGGAAGGAACAACCGACATTACAAGAACTTTTGCATTAGGAACAGTTTCTGAAGATTTCAAGAGAAATTCTACTTTAGTACTACAGGGATTGATCCGTTTATCTATGGTGAAATTCCCGAAAGGAACAAAAGGGGTACAGTTGGATGCTGTTGCAAGACTTCCGTTATGGATGGAAGGAAAAGACTTCAATCATGGAACAGGACATGGCGTGGGAAGCTTTATGAATGTACATGAAGGACCTCAAAATATCAGAAAAGATCTCAACCCACAAGAACTTCTTCCTGGAATGGTTTGTTCAAATGAGCCGGGGTATTATCTTGAAGGAGATTACGGAATCCGTCATGAAAACCTTATCGCTGTAAAAGAAGCTGAAAAGACTGGATCAGGGACTTTCTATGAATTTGAAACTCTTACATTCTGCCCTTTCTTTAAAGATACGATTGTAAAAGAAATTCTGTCTGAAAAAGAGATAGAATGGCTTAACCAATATCACAATACCTGTGAACAGAAATTGTCACCTTATTTACAGGGTGACATTAAAGAATGGTTCTTACAATTAGTAAGTCCACTTTAA
- a CDS encoding NAD(P)H-dependent oxidoreductase, whose translation MKKIAIINGHPNKSSFCCGLTKAYKEGALNSGAEVKEIIIADLQFNPNLQFGYQKRIELEPDLLKAWEIIQWAEHLIWIHPIWWGGLPAITKGFIDRLFLPGMAFKYRENSVWWDQLLKGKTARIITTLDQPGWYYRLFYGRPSVNQLSKSTLKFCGVKPVKVTYVGIIKTSDEEQRSKWLNKIWVLGQKQK comes from the coding sequence ATGAAAAAAATAGCAATTATCAACGGACATCCTAATAAGAGCTCATTTTGTTGTGGATTGACTAAAGCGTATAAAGAGGGAGCTCTCAACTCAGGAGCTGAGGTTAAAGAGATCATTATTGCAGATTTGCAATTTAATCCTAATCTGCAGTTTGGATATCAAAAAAGAATAGAACTGGAACCTGATCTGCTTAAGGCTTGGGAGATTATTCAATGGGCTGAGCATCTGATTTGGATTCATCCTATTTGGTGGGGTGGTTTACCAGCCATTACAAAAGGTTTTATTGATCGGCTTTTTCTTCCCGGAATGGCATTTAAATACCGTGAAAATTCTGTATGGTGGGATCAGCTTTTAAAGGGAAAAACAGCTCGTATTATAACAACTTTAGATCAGCCGGGTTGGTATTACCGGCTGTTCTATGGTCGTCCCAGTGTTAATCAGCTTAGTAAATCAACGTTGAAATTTTGTGGGGTAAAACCTGTTAAGGTTACTTATGTTGGAATTATAAAGACTTCAGATGAAGAGCAGCGTTCCAAATGGCTTAATAAAATATGGGTATTAGGACAAAAGCAAAAGTGA
- a CDS encoding phosphatase PAP2 family protein, protein MKQVFILLLFLLFNFIFSQEVDSLALNNGTTNDTVLISKKNSIGRQLVVDGKQIFNNIGHSYLSPLSWKKDNWLDVGGVALGTVLLYTVDNNTSQYFIDQSPKVPKVIKKFGYYFGSPQNNYGITSVVYLTGLFTKNDKIRDTGVLMISSATTAGLIQTLSKTLVGRARPGTGVGKSYFKPFSGEAEYRSFPSGHTVLVSTTMFALAKQFSNPWVKAGIYGVGFITPLSRMWEGAHFFSDIFLSTAISYFIVDGTYRYMQRNHEKKEQKFSWKLSMSPNMLGLHGTF, encoded by the coding sequence ATGAAGCAGGTTTTTATATTACTACTGTTCTTACTTTTTAATTTTATTTTTTCGCAAGAGGTTGATAGTTTAGCACTTAACAATGGTACAACAAATGATACCGTACTCATTTCTAAAAAAAATAGTATTGGCAGACAGTTAGTAGTGGATGGTAAACAAATATTCAATAATATAGGGCATAGCTATTTGAGCCCATTATCATGGAAAAAGGACAATTGGCTTGATGTAGGGGGAGTGGCATTAGGAACGGTGTTATTGTATACGGTAGACAACAATACCAGTCAGTATTTTATAGATCAAAGTCCTAAAGTCCCTAAGGTCATTAAAAAGTTCGGATATTATTTTGGAAGTCCACAGAATAATTATGGCATTACCAGTGTGGTGTATTTAACAGGACTTTTTACTAAAAATGACAAAATCAGAGATACCGGAGTTCTTATGATTTCTTCTGCGACAACAGCGGGACTGATTCAAACATTATCTAAAACATTAGTGGGAAGGGCAAGGCCGGGAACAGGTGTGGGAAAATCTTATTTTAAACCTTTCAGTGGTGAGGCTGAATACCGGTCATTTCCATCTGGACATACCGTATTAGTTTCTACGACGATGTTTGCTTTAGCCAAACAGTTTTCAAATCCATGGGTGAAGGCAGGGATTTACGGTGTAGGTTTTATAACCCCTTTATCAAGAATGTGGGAGGGGGCTCACTTTTTTTCAGATATATTTCTTAGTACTGCGATCAGCTATTTCATTGTAGATGGTACCTATCGATATATGCAAAGGAATCATGAGAAAAAAGAACAAAAATTTTCCTGGAAATTAAGTATGTCGCCTAATATGCTTGGTTTGCATGGAACATTTTAA
- a CDS encoding phosphatidate cytidylyltransferase: MKKLPLYSTAVLSLLLLTSCEAVETIFKAGMWWGILLVVAVVVILLLIFSKGKNS; this comes from the coding sequence ATGAAAAAGTTACCCTTATATAGTACTGCAGTATTAAGTTTATTACTATTAACAAGTTGTGAAGCCGTCGAAACCATCTTTAAGGCTGGAATGTGGTGGGGAATCCTGCTGGTTGTAGCAGTTGTCGTTATTCTATTACTAATTTTTTCGAAGGGTAAAAACTCGTAA
- a CDS encoding Crp/Fnr family transcriptional regulator codes for MIEEYFQSFKIFSQSEIENLLPLFERRKLHKNDYFVYEGDHCKEIAFIESGIFRSFYTSSEGKDTTYCFRFPNVWIASYSSFISGNPGVESMQAISEAYLLVLKKEKIEKLADENPKWILFLKMIAEQEYLELEKRFFELQRDNAKQRYLSLMKNQPNYIQDIPLQYLSSYLGITQRHLSRIRKEITF; via the coding sequence ATGATTGAAGAGTACTTCCAAAGCTTTAAAATTTTCTCTCAAAGTGAAATAGAAAACTTATTGCCACTTTTTGAAAGAAGAAAACTGCATAAGAACGATTATTTTGTATATGAAGGAGATCATTGTAAAGAGATCGCTTTTATAGAATCAGGTATTTTCAGATCCTTTTATACGTCCAGCGAGGGAAAGGATACGACCTATTGTTTTCGATTTCCTAATGTGTGGATAGCTTCGTATTCTTCATTCATTTCAGGAAATCCTGGTGTTGAGAGTATGCAGGCGATTTCTGAAGCTTATCTTCTGGTTCTGAAAAAAGAGAAAATAGAAAAATTAGCAGATGAAAATCCCAAATGGATCTTGTTCCTGAAAATGATCGCTGAGCAGGAATATCTTGAACTTGAAAAACGTTTTTTTGAACTGCAAAGAGATAATGCCAAGCAAAGATATCTTTCCTTAATGAAGAATCAGCCCAACTATATTCAGGATATCCCACTTCAGTATTTATCTTCCTATCTGGGGATTACCCAAAGGCATTTAAGCCGCATCCGAAAAGAGATTACTTTTTAG
- a CDS encoding saccharopine dehydrogenase produces the protein MQSNILIIGGNGMVGKTIARIFRSRNPQHRIFIGSRRAGTTENDLIVDVTKPDTFQTILDHHIQLIILSVNDKEDYILRFAIENKIDYLDITKPTPDLMNAYELAKQQKVNSRIVFSSGWMGGIVSGLVNTFSEQIKEVKLFVYYSVKDLAGESSAHFMAENVAKPFSMYKNNQPVSVKHFLDSELFTYSFGIGKRTAYNFDVPDLYILNQIERVPDVTVKMTYNSKFITWLLGAFQSLRIFNILSLKERRMIFGSSGKGDQSVFDIVIKGNKGTKTISLKSARGQAELTALSAVLHAEELLKNTLDHRIYFSHQLHQPGKLLAGLNAYESINIQTIE, from the coding sequence ATGCAGTCAAATATTTTAATTATCGGTGGGAATGGAATGGTAGGAAAGACCATTGCCCGTATTTTCAGGTCCAGAAACCCACAACATCGTATTTTTATTGGAAGCCGCAGAGCCGGAACAACAGAAAACGATTTAATTGTTGATGTTACGAAACCTGATACTTTTCAGACTATTCTTGATCATCATATCCAGCTGATCATTCTCTCAGTGAATGATAAGGAAGATTATATCCTTCGTTTTGCTATAGAAAACAAGATCGATTACCTGGATATTACCAAACCAACCCCAGACTTAATGAATGCGTATGAATTGGCTAAACAACAAAAGGTCAACAGCCGAATCGTTTTCAGTTCCGGATGGATGGGTGGGATTGTCAGTGGGTTGGTCAACACATTTTCAGAACAGATAAAAGAGGTGAAGCTTTTCGTTTATTATTCTGTAAAGGATCTTGCAGGGGAAAGTTCTGCCCATTTTATGGCAGAAAATGTAGCAAAACCTTTTTCAATGTATAAAAATAACCAACCAGTTTCTGTAAAACACTTTTTAGATTCAGAATTGTTTACTTATTCTTTTGGAATAGGAAAAAGGACAGCTTATAATTTTGATGTACCGGATCTATATATTTTAAATCAAATTGAAAGAGTTCCCGATGTAACAGTTAAAATGACCTACAATTCAAAGTTTATTACCTGGCTTCTGGGTGCTTTTCAATCACTGAGGATTTTCAATATTTTATCTTTAAAGGAACGCAGAATGATTTTTGGTTCAAGTGGTAAGGGTGACCAGTCTGTTTTTGATATTGTGATCAAAGGAAATAAAGGAACTAAAACGATCAGCCTGAAAAGTGCCAGAGGCCAGGCAGAATTAACCGCACTGTCTGCTGTTTTGCATGCTGAAGAACTGCTGAAAAATACACTTGATCATCGTATTTACTTTAGTCATCAATTGCATCAGCCGGGTAAATTATTAGCGGGACTGAACGCTTATGAAAGCATTAACATACAAACCATAGAATGA